A stretch of DNA from Anaerohalosphaeraceae bacterium:
GGCAGCATGGAGACTTTTTTGTTTTCGCGGTCAAGAGTGAGCCGGCAGGGCTGTCCGGACTGGACGGCCTGGATGCGGGCGGCTTTGGCGGTTAAGGCAATCTCCTGGGCCGCCTGAAGAAGTCTGGTTTTGGACTGGTTGCGGAGCATCAGGGCGGTGCTTGCCAGGGCTGCAGCGGCGATGACCGCCGCGACGGCCAGCAGCTCAATCAGGGTAAAACCATTTTGTTGAAGCGTTTTTTTCATTATTTAGTCATTGACAATATCTGCATTCTCGCCTTCTCCGCCTTCCACACCGTCGGCACCGAGGGAGATAAGGTCGTAGCTGCCGACGTTAATGGTGCCCGGTTCGATGTAGAGATAAGGACGTCCCCATGGGTCGAGGATTTCGGACTGTTTGAGGTAAGGGCCGGCCCATTTGTCTTCCACATCCCGCGGGGCGGTCAGAAGGGCTTCGAGTCCTTCGCTGCCGGCAGGCAGGCGTCCGCAGTCATACTGAAACTGGGCGATGGCCTGTTCGATGATGGCCATTTTGCCCCGGGCAATGTCCTGTTTGGCTTTGCCCAGTCCCCGAAAGGCCCGCGGAACGACAAAAACCGCCAGCAGGGCGATAATCATCGCCACAGCCAGCAGTTCAATGATGGTAAATCCTTTTTGTTTTCGCTTCATTTTTTTGGGTTCCTTTCCTTGTTTCATCGCTAACGGCTGAAGACGCTTAAATCCATTCCAATGACGGGCAGGAGGGTGGCGGCGATCAGGAAAAAGATAACGGCAGCCAGCATCAGAATCAGCAGGGCCGGCACGAGCGACATATACCGCTGCAGGGTGGAATCGGCCTGTTCGTCGAAGGTATCGGCGGCCTGCAGGAGCATTTCATCGAGCTTGCCGGTTTGTTCACCGATGGAAACGATTTGAACCAGCAGAGGGTCAAACAGACCGGATTGCCCCAACGGTCGTGCCAGGTCGCTGCCCGCTTTGACCTCCTCACAGACATGGTCGATTTGCCGGGCAAGCACCTCGTTGCCGAGGGTATCGCGGACGACGCGAAGGGCTTCGAGGATGGGGATGCCGCATTTGGTCAGGGAGCCGAGGGTCCGGGCGAAACGGCCGACGGAAAGGGTTCGGAGAACCGGTCCCAGCAGCGGAACCCGCAGTTTGAAGGCATCCCATTGAAGCAGGCCTTCGTCTGTGCGTTTCCAGCGGAGGAAGGCATAAAGAGCCGCGGTCAGTCCGGCAGCCAGAAGCCAGCCGTAATAGAGCAGAAAATGGCTGGTGCCCATCAGGATTCGCGTCGGCAGGGGCAGCGCAGACGGTTCCGTGCCCAGGGCTTCAATCAGCTGGGGAAGAATCCAGACCAGGATCACAATGATGGAAATCAGTCCGACCGTCAGGACAAAAATCGGATAGGCCGAGGCGTTTTTGAAGCTGGACTGGATTTTGTGTTCACGGGACAGCAGCCGGACCAGCTGCTGCATGGTGTCTTCGAGGATGCCGCCGGTTTCGCCGACCTGGACCATCGAACGGTACAAGGCGGGAAAAACAGCAGGGTATTCGGCCATGGCTTCGGACAAGGAGCGTCCGGAACGGACGGCCTGAGCCAGCTGTTCGAGAATCCGCCGGATGGGCAGTTTGTTTTGCTGCTGGGCGACAATTTCGAGGGTCTGGAGAATCGGCAGTCCGGCCCGCAGCGCCGTGGTGATTTGTTCAGTGACCAGAAGAATATCTCGGCTGCTGATTCGGTTTGAGACAAAAAGGGGCTGTGTTTCCTGCAGGGGGGCCGCCTGAGGGGCTGCGCCCGGCACGGCTTCCTGGATTTCGAGGGCAAACTGTCCCTTCTGGGCCAGCAGGGAGATTGCACTCTTTCTATCCACGGCTTCAATGATGCCGGCGGCGGGTGTGCCTTCCTTTGAAACTGCCTTGTACGAAAACCGAATCATCCGAAGATTCCTGTTTTTTTATGAAGTTTCGACAGGGGCGGTACCGCTGCTTTCGGCGCGGTCTTCTTCTTCCATTCCCTGTGTGACGCGCAAAACCTCTTCCGGAGTTGTGATGCCCTTGAGGATTTTCTGGATTCCGTCGTGACGCATGGACGTATGGTCCTCGGGTGCGGCTTGGAGGATTTGGTCGGTTGTGGGCCGCTGGGCGATGAGTTTTCGCAGAGGTTCCGTGATGCGCAGCAGTTCAAAGATTCCGATTCGGCCCTTCATTCCGGTCTGGCTGCACTCTTCACAGCCGCGTCCGTGGTAAAGAACGGCATCAGGCCCGATGGAGATGGAGTTGGTGAGCGTTTCGAGCAGATGCGGGTCGGGGGTGTAGCGTTCTTTGCAGAAGGGGCAAATCTTCCGCACGAGCCGCTGTGCCAAAACACCTTCAAGGGAGCTGGCCAGCAGGAAGGGTTCCACGCCCATATCAATCAGCCGGGTGACGGCTCCGGCGGCATCGTTGGTGTGAAGCGTGGAGAAGACCAAATGGCCGGTAAGGGCGGCCCGAATGGCGATGTCGGCGGTTTCGCGGTCGCGGATTTCACCGACCATGATGATATTCGGGTCCTGGCGGAGGATATGGCGAAGCCCCCGGCTGAAAGTCAGTCCGCGGCGGGGGTTCACCGGCATCTGGATGATGCCTTCCAGCTGATATTCCACCGGGTCTTCAATCGTAATAATCTTCAGGCTCGGGTCGTAGATTTTGTTCAGGGCGGCATAGAGCGTCGTGGTTTTTCCGCTGCCGGTCGGGCCGGTCACCAGCACAATCCCGTGGGCCTTCGTCAGGCAGTGGGTGAATCCCTTGAGGGTCTCTTTGTCCATCCCGAGGTCTTCCAGCGGAATCAGGGCGGTGCTGCGGTCCAACAGACGCATGACCACGGATTCGCCGAAGATGCTGGGGACGGTGGAGACTCGGATATCGATTTTGCCGCGGGCGGTCGGAAACTCAATATGCCCATCCTGCGGGATAAACCGCTCAGCGATGTTCATATTGGCCATGATTTTGATGCGGGAAAGAATGGCCGCCTGAAGCCGTTTGGGAGAGGCGGATTTTTCAATGAGCATGCCGTCGATGCGGTATTTGATTTTGACGGAGTTTTCGAACGGCTCAATGTGAATATCGCTGGCGCGTGCCTCGATGGCTTCGAGAATAATCAGATTGACCAGGTTCACCAGGGAGGGTTCGCGGGCCAGTTCGTGGAGTTTGGCAGGTGTCAGTTCCCCGTTGGTTTCGATTTCGGCGGCAGAGCCCTTGTCGGCGGGGGCCAGGTCTTTGAGCATCCGTGCGACGTTGCTGCCGTAATATTTCAGGATGGCCTTCTCCAGTTCCATCGGGCTGCTGTAGCAGCGGCTGATGCTGCATCCGGTAACCAGCCGAAGGTTTTGAAGGGCTTCCGTGTTGAAGGGGTCGGCCATTGCCACGGTCAGTCGGCCGTTGCTTTGTTCGAGAGGAAGAACGTTGTACTGAGTGACTATTTCCGGAGGTATTTTCTGAAGAACATCCGGTTTTATTGAGATGTCATCCAGATTCCTTTTCGGAATGCCAACTTGTTCGACAAGGCATTCGATGAGCTGCCGGTTTGTGATGGTTCCAGATTCAAGGAGAATCTGGCCGATTTTTTTTCGAGAGCGTTTTTGAGACTCGAGAGCGGCAGCCAGTTGTGAATCGTTTATAAGTCCTTGTTGACAAAGAATTTGGCCTATTTTTGTTCGCACGTGTATTCCCTGCTTTTTCTCAATTTCTGAGGCATCTTCCTTATTTATATTTATAGACTTTGATGAATAGACAAGGTTTGCTGGAGGCCCTGTCCCGGGAAGATAGACGTATGAAAAGGGGGGTTTGTTTCGAAAACTGTTTTTTTTGAACGGTTTTCGGGATGAAATTTTTAAGTCTTTAATATAAAAGGGCTTATAGACAAACGAATATAGCCGAGTGTCCGGGGACACTCGGCCATATTCACAACACCTCCTCCAGTGCTAACGAACGTGTGTCTTTTCCTTGTTAACGCTCCAGTGTAGAACGTATCATAAGTTCGTTGTTTGCTTTCCTGGCCTGCAGGTCTATCCTGATACGCGTTTGAGTCGAAGCAGAACAGTCCCGGCAGCTAACAGACACACTGTTGTTGGTTCTGAAATCGGATTATCCCCCGGTACCGGAAAATCCTGATCCGGGTTGTCCCCGGGAACAGGGAAGGGGTCATTTTCTTCTTCCGGCAGGTTGGGCCACGTGTAAGAAGCGTACTCCATTTCCGGATAGTAGGTCATCATTTCCCCGCCGCCACCGACCGCCAGAGGAGTCTGAACGGCTCCCCCCTGCGGGGCGCCCGCCGGCAATGAACGGCTGACTTCGAGGGGGATTTCAAATTCGTCTCGCTCATAGACGGCGATGACGATTTTAGGGGCGTCCACACGCATTTGGGTTGCCATACTGGCCGGGTTGCTTACATCGCCGAGCCAGTAAAGGAAACGATAG
This window harbors:
- the gspG gene encoding type II secretion system major pseudopilin GspG, which encodes MKRKQKGFTIIELLAVAMIIALLAVFVVPRAFRGLGKAKQDIARGKMAIIEQAIAQFQYDCGRLPAGSEGLEALLTAPRDVEDKWAGPYLKQSEILDPWGRPYLYIEPGTINVGSYDLISLGADGVEGGEGENADIVND
- a CDS encoding type II secretion system F family protein, whose amino-acid sequence is MIRFSYKAVSKEGTPAAGIIEAVDRKSAISLLAQKGQFALEIQEAVPGAAPQAAPLQETQPLFVSNRISSRDILLVTEQITTALRAGLPILQTLEIVAQQQNKLPIRRILEQLAQAVRSGRSLSEAMAEYPAVFPALYRSMVQVGETGGILEDTMQQLVRLLSREHKIQSSFKNASAYPIFVLTVGLISIIVILVWILPQLIEALGTEPSALPLPTRILMGTSHFLLYYGWLLAAGLTAALYAFLRWKRTDEGLLQWDAFKLRVPLLGPVLRTLSVGRFARTLGSLTKCGIPILEALRVVRDTLGNEVLARQIDHVCEEVKAGSDLARPLGQSGLFDPLLVQIVSIGEQTGKLDEMLLQAADTFDEQADSTLQRYMSLVPALLILMLAAVIFFLIAATLLPVIGMDLSVFSR
- a CDS encoding ATPase, T2SS/T4P/T4SS family; translation: MRTKIGQILCQQGLINDSQLAAALESQKRSRKKIGQILLESGTITNRQLIECLVEQVGIPKRNLDDISIKPDVLQKIPPEIVTQYNVLPLEQSNGRLTVAMADPFNTEALQNLRLVTGCSISRCYSSPMELEKAILKYYGSNVARMLKDLAPADKGSAAEIETNGELTPAKLHELAREPSLVNLVNLIILEAIEARASDIHIEPFENSVKIKYRIDGMLIEKSASPKRLQAAILSRIKIMANMNIAERFIPQDGHIEFPTARGKIDIRVSTVPSIFGESVVMRLLDRSTALIPLEDLGMDKETLKGFTHCLTKAHGIVLVTGPTGSGKTTTLYAALNKIYDPSLKIITIEDPVEYQLEGIIQMPVNPRRGLTFSRGLRHILRQDPNIIMVGEIRDRETADIAIRAALTGHLVFSTLHTNDAAGAVTRLIDMGVEPFLLASSLEGVLAQRLVRKICPFCKERYTPDPHLLETLTNSISIGPDAVLYHGRGCEECSQTGMKGRIGIFELLRITEPLRKLIAQRPTTDQILQAAPEDHTSMRHDGIQKILKGITTPEEVLRVTQGMEEEDRAESSGTAPVETS